CACGTTCGAATTACGCTGCATGGCCGCTTGGATCGCTTCGCTGGCCACGTTGGTGTAGGCAGGCGGTGCGGACGTGGCCAGCGGCACGATCTCTTCGCCGTCCCAGTCGAACCGGGAGGGGGCGTGGAACTTCACCGGGTCTTTCACCGCGGGCTCGAAGCCGTGTCCCTTCTCGGTCTGCACGTGGAGCAAGATCGGCCCGCCGGCCGGCTTCAGGTCATCGAGAACTTGCACCAGCATTTTCAGGTCGTGGCCGTTGATCGGGCCGATGTAGCGGAAGCCGAAGTCCTCGAACAGACTGCCGTAGGGCTTCGGCCCCCGCGGCTTGTTGGCGAACTCGGCGGGATCGGCGTGAGGATCGCGTTTTTTCCGCCGCAGGCCGATCGGGTACTCGACCTGGGGGGTCTTGTCGAGATACCGCGCCACGGAGCCGACGCGCGGACAAATCGACATGCGATTGTCGTTGAGCACCACGAGCAGGTTTTTGCGCATCGCGCCGGCGTTGTTCAAGGCCTCGAACACGATGCCGCTGGGCAGCGCGCCGTCGCCGATCACGGCCACCGAGCGGCGCTCTTCGCGATCGAGCAGGTCGTCGGCCGCCTTGAGTCCCATCGCGCACGAGACGCTGCAGCCGGCATGGCCGGTGACGAACAGGTCGTAAGGGCTTTCCTTGGGGTTGGGAAAGCCCATCAGTCCGCCCTTGGTGCGGATGGTCTGAATCTGCGGATAGCGGCCGGTGATCAGCTTGTGCGGATAGATCTGGTGGCCCGTGTCCCAAATGATCCGGTCTTGCGAAAAGTCATACACGCGGTGCAGCGCCAGGCATAGCTCAACCACGCCCAGATTCGAGCCAAAATGGGCGCTGCGCAGCTTGCAGATCGACCGCAACTCCACGCGGATTTCCTCGGCCAGCCGTTCCAGCTCGTCGAAGTCGAGATCGCGTAGTTGAAGCGGCGAACGGATGTTGGGAAGTAGGGTGTGCATGTCTTTCTGGTGCGAATTATTCGTGTAGGGTGGGACCAGCGAGCTTGCGACCGCCGGCCCACCATGTTTTGAGGCGTCAGGCGTCAGGCGTTGGGGCATCAGGCGTCAGGTGCCAGGCGTTGGGCGTAAGGTGGGGCCAGCGAGCTTGCGATCGCCGGCCCACCGTGAACGGGTCAGTCGTTCCAACAGGCGCAGCGCGGCAATCGGTGGGCCAGCGCTCGCAATCTCGCTGGCCCCACCTTACGCAGTCCATCCAAAGCGCAACATCCCTCATCCCTCATCCCTCATCCCTCATCCCTCATCCCTCATCCCTCATCCCTCATCCCTCATCCCTCACCCCTCATCTACACCAACACCGCGCTGCGGGCTTCAATCAACGCATCGAGTTCTTGCTTGAGCCGCGGCAAAATGGCGTCGTAGGGGAAGGAGCCGAGCTCCTCGCTGCGGCGCTTGAGGTTTACGTGGTTCGGCCCGCACCACAGGCCCAGGTCGGCGTCGTCGGTCTCGCCTGGCCCATTCACGCGGCAGCCCATCACGGCGATCGTGAGGGCGTGCTCGCGTGCATAGGCGGTCATCTCCTTCACCTGTTGTGCCAGCTCGACGAAGGCCTCGTTCTCGACGCGCGAACAACTCGGGCAACTGATGATGTTCAATGTCGAGAGACCATAATCGACGACGCTGCGCACCCGACCGGCGGCGATGTCGGCCAAAATCTGCCGGCCGGCGGCGATCTCCTCACTCTTGCGCGGATTGGGCACCGTGAGGGAAACGCGAATCGTGTCGCCGATGCCGCGGCTGATGAGCTGTTCGAAGGCGATGCGGGTTTTGATGATGCCGTCGGGCGGAATGCCCGCCTCGGTGACGCCCAGGTGCAACGGCACGTCGGGCCGCTCATCGGCGAAACGGCGGTTGACCTCCACCACCTTCTTGGGGTCGGAATCTTTCAGCGACACGCAGTAGCGAGTGAAGCCGATCGCATCGAGAAGCTCGCAATGCTCCAGGGCGCTTTCGAGCATGGGGGTGATCGAGTCGTCGGCC
Above is a genomic segment from Pirellulales bacterium containing:
- the dxs gene encoding 1-deoxy-D-xylulose-5-phosphate synthase; amino-acid sequence: MPQRLTPDASKHGGPAVASSLVPPYTNNSHQKDMHTLLPNIRSPLQLRDLDFDELERLAEEIRVELRSICKLRSAHFGSNLGVVELCLALHRVYDFSQDRIIWDTGHQIYPHKLITGRYPQIQTIRTKGGLMGFPNPKESPYDLFVTGHAGCSVSCAMGLKAADDLLDREERRSVAVIGDGALPSGIVFEALNNAGAMRKNLLVVLNDNRMSICPRVGSVARYLDKTPQVEYPIGLRRKKRDPHADPAEFANKPRGPKPYGSLFEDFGFRYIGPINGHDLKMLVQVLDDLKPAGGPILLHVQTEKGHGFEPAVKDPVKFHAPSRFDWDGEEIVPLATSAPPAYTNVASEAIQAAMQRNSNVVTVVAAMCEGNKLQKVRAQMPGRFFDCGICESHAVAFAAGMAKSGARPIVAIYSTFMQRAYDQLYQELSLQNLPVTLCLDRAGLAGPDGPTHHGVFDLAYIRSLPNFTIMAPGDAADLPLMLDLALTLPGPASLRYPKADAERVARNVTPVEVGRAEVIRWGDDGMLIACGALLGSCVAAAERLRADGLDVGVINARFVKPLDRDTILAALRRASFVLTMEEGTLEGGFGSAVLETANAAGVDARHVMRLGIPDRYIEHGEREELLSDLGLTVDGLCQKTLSWAEQCGIWHRDTVRISTAHDRRPAMPLTALEMAPAAGGLVPS
- the ispG gene encoding (E)-4-hydroxy-3-methylbut-2-enyl-diphosphate synthase, encoding MTLPRNPTRPVRIGSVIIGDNRPVAVQSMTATHTQDIDATVAQVNALAEAGADVVRIAVDSTKDAEALAEIRKQTDANLSVDLQENYRLATLVAPHVNKVRYNPGHLYHHERSKPWQEKVRFLAGLAADNDCAIRVGVNCGSVDPAKREKYAADDSITPMLESALEHCELLDAIGFTRYCVSLKDSDPKKVVEVNRRFADERPDVPLHLGVTEAGIPPDGIIKTRIAFEQLISRGIGDTIRVSLTVPNPRKSEEIAAGRQILADIAAGRVRSVVDYGLSTLNIISCPSCSRVENEAFVELAQQVKEMTAYAREHALTIAVMGCRVNGPGETDDADLGLWCGPNHVNLKRRSEELGSFPYDAILPRLKQELDALIEARSAVLV